A window of the Streptomyces sp. NBC_00250 genome harbors these coding sequences:
- a CDS encoding family 1 encapsulin nanocompartment shell protein, giving the protein MTTPDATPPGAPTDAYRGADTNNLHRELAPITPAAWAEIEEEARRTFRRNVAGRRVVDVPDPGGPELAAVGTGHLTDMSAPAPGVTARLREAKSLVELRVPFTVDRAAVDDVERGSKDSDWQPVKDAARAMAFVEDRTIFDGYEAAGVDGLRARSSNPVVRLPAEPRDYPDTVSRALTALRLAGVDGPYALLLGADEYRAVSETSDHGYPIAAHLGRMLDGSPIWAPALSGGFVLSTRGGDFELFLGQDLAIGYTGHDAHSVQLYFQETLTFRTYTDEAVVVLEA; this is encoded by the coding sequence ATGACGACCCCCGACGCCACGCCCCCCGGTGCCCCGACGGACGCCTACCGCGGAGCCGACACGAACAACCTGCACCGCGAACTCGCCCCGATCACCCCGGCGGCCTGGGCCGAGATCGAGGAGGAGGCCCGCCGCACCTTCCGGCGCAACGTCGCCGGCCGCCGCGTCGTCGACGTCCCCGACCCCGGAGGCCCCGAACTCGCCGCCGTCGGCACCGGACACCTCACCGACATGAGCGCGCCCGCCCCCGGCGTCACCGCCCGCCTGCGCGAGGCGAAATCCCTGGTCGAACTCAGGGTGCCGTTCACCGTCGACCGGGCCGCCGTCGACGACGTCGAGCGCGGCTCGAAGGACTCCGACTGGCAACCCGTCAAGGACGCCGCGCGCGCCATGGCGTTCGTCGAGGACCGGACGATCTTCGACGGGTACGAGGCGGCCGGCGTCGACGGCCTGCGCGCCAGGTCCTCGAACCCGGTCGTCCGGCTGCCCGCCGAACCGCGCGACTACCCCGACACGGTCAGCAGAGCGCTCACCGCGCTGCGCCTCGCCGGTGTCGACGGCCCGTACGCGCTGCTGCTCGGCGCCGACGAGTACCGGGCGGTCAGCGAGACCTCCGACCACGGCTACCCGATCGCGGCGCACCTCGGCCGCATGCTCGACGGCTCCCCGATCTGGGCGCCGGCCCTCAGCGGCGGCTTCGTCCTGTCCACCCGCGGCGGCGACTTCGAGCTGTTCCTCGGCCAGGACCTGGCGATCGGCTACACGGGGCACGACGCGCACAGCGTCCAGCTGTACTTCCAGGAGACGCTGACCTTCCGCACGTACACGGACGAGGCCGTCGTCGTCCTCGAAGCATGA
- a CDS encoding Dyp-type peroxidase, giving the protein MVVVQPVVAPPSRAGVFLVATVNPGGETAVREALQDLTGLIRSVSFRSPESALTCVAGIGSDGWDRLVGGPRPRELHPFPALRGPRHRAPATPGDLLFHVRARRMDLCFELARQIVESLGAAVTVVDEVHGFTYFDERDLLGFVDGSENPGGQVAAAAVHIGDEDPGFRGGSYVIVQKYLHEMPAWDALTVEQQEHVIGRAKASNVEMADDVKPADSHVALNTIVDEDGVTRQIFRANMPFGRIGGGEFGTYFIGYARTPAVTERMLRNMFLGDPPGNTDRILDFSRAVTGGLFFVPSADLLDDLPAAPPEAAARQGDSLGIGGLKGA; this is encoded by the coding sequence ATGGTCGTCGTCCAACCCGTCGTCGCCCCGCCCTCCCGGGCGGGCGTGTTCCTCGTGGCCACCGTCAACCCCGGCGGCGAGACCGCGGTGCGGGAGGCGCTCCAGGACCTGACCGGCCTGATCAGGTCGGTGTCCTTCCGGTCCCCCGAATCCGCCCTCACCTGCGTCGCCGGGATCGGCTCCGACGGCTGGGACCGGCTCGTCGGCGGCCCGCGCCCCCGGGAGCTCCACCCGTTCCCGGCGCTCCGAGGCCCCCGCCACCGCGCCCCGGCCACCCCCGGTGACCTGCTGTTCCACGTACGGGCCCGGCGCATGGACCTCTGCTTCGAACTGGCCCGGCAGATCGTGGAGAGCCTGGGTGCCGCGGTGACCGTCGTCGACGAGGTGCACGGCTTCACGTACTTCGACGAGCGCGACCTCCTCGGCTTCGTCGACGGCAGCGAGAACCCCGGGGGACAGGTGGCGGCCGCGGCGGTCCACATCGGCGACGAGGACCCCGGGTTCCGCGGCGGCAGCTACGTCATCGTGCAGAAGTACCTGCACGAGATGCCGGCCTGGGACGCGCTCACCGTCGAACAGCAGGAGCACGTCATCGGCCGAGCCAAGGCGTCCAACGTCGAGATGGCCGACGACGTCAAACCGGCGGACTCGCACGTCGCGCTGAACACGATCGTCGACGAGGACGGCGTCACCCGGCAGATCTTCCGCGCGAACATGCCGTTCGGACGGATCGGAGGCGGAGAGTTCGGCACGTACTTCATCGGCTACGCGCGCACGCCCGCCGTCACCGAACGCATGCTGCGCAACATGTTCCTCGGGGACCCCCCGGGCAACACGGACCGCATCCTCGACTTCTCCCGCGCCGTGACCGGCGGCCTCTTCTTCGTGCCGAGCGCCGACCTCCTCGACGACCTGCCCGCCGCGCCGCCGGAAGCCGCCGCACGCCAGGGAGACTCCCTGGGCATCGGCGGCCTGAAAGGAGCCTGA
- a CDS encoding FdhF/YdeP family oxidoreductase — protein sequence MSTDQEAPGGRDAQDPLEPRVGPTPEGDPEFHPYHHPAAGWGAAKSVTNFLVREGALVDGPRAIMRMNHENTGFDCPGCAWPDDTKGLHLDICENGIKHVTWEMTRKRVGREFFAAHSVSELAEWTDYDLENEGRLTEPMVYDPESDHYVPITWKDAFDVVGRALRGLDDPDQASFYTSGRLGNEATFLYQLMARELGTNNLPDCSNMCHEASGRALQDSLGTGKGTVDLKDWETADALFIFGVNAASNAPRMLTALAEAHHRGAQIVHVNPLVEAAATRTIVPHDFTDMALFKTTKTSTLNLQPRIGGDMALIRGMAKAVLERSATDPKALDEEFVDRHTSGFDEYRALCEGTPWEEIELQSGLSRADILKAAQVYGEADRSIVSWCLGLTQHEHGVDTVREIVNLLLLRGNLGREGAGPSPVRGHSNVQGNRTCGIDHRPSDAFLDRLAEVCGIEPPREHGLDTVRTIEAMQRGEIKVFVGMGGNFALAAPDTPLTYAALRTCDLTVQVSTKLNRSHIVHGAQALILPCLGRTEKDHQRKGVQSTSVEDSMSMVHLSVGMKRPASSQLLSEPAIVAGMARAALPDSATPWEWYIEDYDRIRDTMAKALDGFEDFNRRVRLPLGFRIKQPARELVFLTPSGRAEFSSAPLPDVVPEPGMLALGTMRSHDQWNTTIYSDNDRYRGIKNLRTLVFMNRADMRERGIDDMGPVDITSTAKDGSRRHLNGYLAIPYDIPRGCAAGYMPEMNVLCALVDYSTQSDQPIMKHVKVTIEPAA from the coding sequence TTGAGCACCGACCAGGAAGCACCCGGCGGGCGGGACGCACAGGACCCCCTGGAGCCCCGGGTGGGCCCGACCCCCGAGGGCGACCCCGAGTTCCACCCGTACCACCACCCGGCCGCGGGCTGGGGCGCCGCCAAGAGCGTGACCAACTTCCTCGTACGCGAGGGAGCGCTGGTGGACGGCCCGCGCGCGATCATGCGGATGAACCACGAGAACACCGGTTTCGACTGCCCCGGCTGCGCGTGGCCCGACGACACCAAGGGCCTGCACCTGGACATCTGCGAGAACGGGATCAAGCACGTCACCTGGGAGATGACCCGTAAGCGCGTCGGCAGGGAGTTCTTCGCCGCGCACTCGGTGTCCGAGCTCGCCGAGTGGACCGACTACGACCTGGAGAACGAGGGCCGGCTGACCGAGCCGATGGTCTACGACCCGGAGTCGGACCACTACGTCCCGATCACCTGGAAGGACGCGTTCGACGTGGTCGGCCGAGCCCTGCGCGGCCTCGACGACCCCGACCAGGCGTCGTTCTACACCTCGGGACGGCTCGGCAACGAGGCCACCTTCCTCTACCAGCTGATGGCCCGCGAGCTGGGCACCAACAACCTGCCCGACTGCTCCAACATGTGCCACGAGGCCAGCGGCCGAGCCCTCCAGGACTCCCTGGGCACGGGCAAGGGCACCGTCGACCTCAAGGACTGGGAGACCGCCGACGCGTTGTTCATCTTCGGGGTGAACGCCGCCTCCAACGCGCCCCGGATGCTCACCGCGCTCGCCGAGGCCCACCACCGCGGCGCCCAGATCGTGCACGTCAACCCGCTCGTCGAGGCGGCCGCGACGCGCACCATCGTCCCGCACGACTTCACGGACATGGCGCTCTTCAAGACGACGAAGACCAGCACCCTCAACCTCCAGCCGCGCATCGGCGGCGACATGGCGCTGATCCGCGGTATGGCCAAGGCGGTCCTGGAGCGGTCGGCGACCGACCCCAAGGCCCTCGACGAGGAATTCGTCGACCGCCACACCTCCGGCTTCGACGAGTACCGCGCCCTGTGCGAGGGCACGCCGTGGGAGGAGATCGAGCTCCAGTCCGGGCTGAGCCGCGCCGACATCCTCAAGGCCGCGCAGGTCTACGGCGAGGCCGACCGCTCCATCGTCAGCTGGTGCCTGGGCCTCACCCAGCACGAGCACGGCGTCGACACCGTCCGGGAGATCGTCAACCTGCTGCTGCTCCGCGGCAACCTGGGGCGCGAGGGCGCGGGACCCTCCCCCGTACGCGGACACAGCAACGTCCAGGGCAACCGCACCTGCGGCATCGACCACCGCCCCAGCGACGCGTTCCTCGACCGTCTCGCCGAGGTCTGCGGGATCGAGCCGCCGCGCGAGCACGGCCTGGACACCGTCCGCACCATCGAGGCGATGCAACGCGGCGAGATCAAGGTGTTCGTCGGCATGGGCGGCAACTTCGCCCTCGCCGCACCCGACACCCCGCTCACCTACGCGGCGCTGCGCACCTGCGACCTCACCGTCCAGGTCAGCACCAAGCTGAACCGCAGCCACATCGTCCACGGCGCGCAGGCCCTCATCCTCCCCTGCCTCGGCCGGACCGAGAAGGACCACCAGCGCAAGGGCGTCCAGAGCACCTCGGTCGAGGACTCGATGAGCATGGTCCATCTGTCGGTCGGCATGAAGCGCCCGGCGTCCTCGCAGCTGCTGTCCGAACCGGCCATCGTCGCCGGCATGGCCCGTGCCGCGCTCCCCGACAGCGCCACTCCCTGGGAGTGGTACATCGAGGACTACGACCGCATCCGGGACACCATGGCCAAGGCCCTCGACGGCTTCGAGGACTTCAACCGGCGGGTCCGCCTCCCGCTCGGCTTCCGCATCAAGCAGCCGGCCCGCGAACTGGTCTTCCTCACCCCGTCCGGGCGCGCCGAGTTCTCCAGCGCCCCGCTGCCCGACGTCGTGCCCGAGCCGGGCATGCTGGCCCTGGGCACCATGCGGTCCCACGACCAGTGGAACACCACCATCTACTCGGACAACGACCGCTACCGCGGCATCAAGAACCTGCGCACGCTCGTCTTCATGAACCGGGCCGACATGCGCGAACGCGGGATCGACGACATGGGACCCGTCGACATCACGAGCACCGCGAAGGACGGCAGCCGGCGGCACCTGAACGGCTACCTCGCGATTCCGTACGACATCCCCCGGGGCTGCGCGGCCGGCTACATGCCCGAGATGAACGTGCTGTGCGCGCTGGTCGACTACAGCACGCAGAGCGACCAGCCGATCATGAAGCACGTGAAGGTGACGATCGAACCGGCCGCCTGA
- a CDS encoding FUSC family protein, whose protein sequence is MAVPALPLALAGRADHAVYTMLGSFTTTFGRNLPYARRARVLALVAVAMTASVGCGSALAAWAQPRDGGAGAAVTVAATALVAGAAKFACDAARLSGLGAVLLLFSFAVAANGSTDPADILPQTALAATGAAVAWVLAVLGWFAHPDRPQRLAVAAALRELADLWEAAGAGNGRGLVRHRATAAVLQAYRTLGVLPPSGAQRGGRGDTCLRLTDLAWALLVGSARRLPDDPAGLARNLRRQVRLLVSRRRRLPRILPELAVPSLIARGAAVPGAVPDGSTTLRATELRATELVLGRGGQGRTAILLVPALRMVLGTGLAGGAALLLGLGHGYWAAISAAAVLHSINVRTAAQRAVQRTLGTMAGLMLALGVLAAHPEPVVLVLVIVLLEFLLEYVVARNYGLGVVFLTPLALLLTDLAAPSPTGDLVQDRALSSLLGVGIALVCALVVVHDRAAVRAQRALAACAAASARAERALEERAQDGGAARSFPVVQTRLAAAVVELREADDAAAGELWPAEIDPTELAAAERRAYALLDRLARWG, encoded by the coding sequence ATGGCCGTGCCCGCCCTGCCGCTGGCCCTGGCCGGGCGGGCCGACCACGCCGTCTACACGATGCTCGGCTCCTTCACCACGACCTTCGGCCGCAACCTGCCGTACGCGCGGCGGGCCCGTGTGCTGGCGCTCGTCGCGGTGGCCATGACCGCGAGCGTGGGCTGCGGTTCGGCGCTCGCCGCATGGGCGCAGCCCAGGGACGGGGGAGCGGGCGCCGCCGTGACGGTCGCGGCGACGGCCCTGGTGGCCGGTGCGGCGAAGTTCGCCTGTGACGCGGCCCGGCTCAGCGGCCTCGGCGCGGTACTGCTGCTGTTCTCCTTCGCCGTGGCGGCCAACGGCTCCACCGACCCCGCCGACATCCTTCCCCAGACGGCCCTGGCCGCGACGGGCGCGGCCGTGGCCTGGGTCCTCGCCGTCCTCGGGTGGTTCGCGCACCCGGACCGTCCGCAGCGCCTCGCCGTGGCGGCGGCGCTGCGCGAACTGGCGGACCTGTGGGAGGCGGCGGGCGCGGGGAACGGCCGCGGCCTCGTACGGCACCGGGCGACGGCCGCCGTGCTCCAGGCGTACCGGACGCTCGGCGTCCTGCCCCCGAGCGGCGCCCAGCGGGGCGGCCGGGGAGACACCTGCCTGCGCCTCACCGACCTCGCCTGGGCGCTGCTCGTCGGTTCGGCGCGCAGGCTGCCGGACGACCCCGCCGGGCTGGCTCGGAACCTGCGCCGGCAGGTCCGGCTGCTCGTGAGCCGCCGCCGACGGCTTCCGCGGATACTGCCCGAGCTCGCGGTCCCCTCCCTGATCGCCCGGGGCGCCGCCGTCCCGGGGGCGGTCCCGGACGGTTCCACGACGCTGCGGGCCACCGAACTACGGGCCACGGAACTCGTGCTGGGGCGGGGCGGCCAGGGCCGCACGGCGATCCTGCTCGTACCCGCGCTGCGGATGGTCCTCGGCACCGGACTCGCCGGTGGGGCCGCCCTGCTGCTCGGCCTCGGCCACGGCTACTGGGCGGCGATCTCCGCCGCCGCGGTCCTGCACTCGATCAACGTGCGGACGGCGGCGCAGCGGGCCGTACAGCGGACCCTCGGCACGATGGCGGGCCTGATGCTCGCCCTCGGCGTGCTTGCCGCGCACCCCGAACCCGTCGTCCTCGTCCTGGTGATCGTGCTCCTCGAATTCCTCCTGGAGTACGTCGTCGCCCGCAACTACGGTCTCGGCGTCGTCTTCCTCACCCCGCTCGCGCTGCTGCTCACGGACCTGGCCGCCCCCTCACCGACCGGGGACCTCGTCCAGGACCGGGCGCTGAGCAGTCTGCTCGGGGTCGGCATCGCCCTGGTCTGCGCGCTCGTCGTGGTCCACGACCGTGCGGCCGTACGGGCGCAGCGCGCGCTCGCGGCATGTGCGGCGGCGTCGGCGCGCGCCGAACGCGCCCTGGAGGAACGGGCGCAGGACGGCGGCGCGGCGCGGTCGTTCCCGGTCGTCCAGACGCGACTCGCGGCGGCGGTCGTGGAGTTGCGCGAGGCCGACGACGCCGCCGCGGGCGAACTCTGGCCGGCGGAGATCGACCCCACCGAACTCGCCGCGGCGGAACGGCGCGCGTACGCCCTCCTGGACCGGCTCGCCCGCTGGGGGTGA
- a CDS encoding molybdenum cofactor biosynthesis protein MoaE, protein MTHLPDAPDPVRLLAVRDTPLSLAEVYAAAGDDAAGGTALFVGTVRDHDGGRPVASLEYSAHPGAEAELRRVAEKVAADFPVRALVAVHRTGHLAVGDVAVIAAVSCPHRAEAFAACERLVEDLKHEVPIWKRQIFVDGAEEWVGAC, encoded by the coding sequence ATGACGCACCTGCCCGACGCCCCCGACCCCGTCCGACTGCTCGCCGTACGTGACACCCCGCTCTCCCTCGCCGAGGTGTACGCGGCGGCGGGCGACGATGCCGCCGGCGGCACCGCCCTCTTCGTCGGCACCGTCCGCGACCACGACGGCGGCAGGCCGGTGGCCTCCCTGGAGTACAGCGCCCACCCCGGCGCGGAGGCCGAGCTGCGCCGGGTGGCCGAGAAGGTCGCCGCCGACTTCCCCGTACGCGCGCTGGTCGCCGTACACCGGACCGGTCACCTGGCCGTGGGTGACGTCGCCGTCATCGCGGCCGTCTCCTGCCCGCACCGCGCCGAGGCGTTCGCGGCCTGCGAGCGCCTGGTCGAGGACCTGAAGCACGAAGTGCCGATCTGGAAGCGGCAGATCTTCGTGGACGGCGCCGAGGAGTGGGTCGGCGCGTGCTGA
- a CDS encoding MoaD/ThiS family protein, translated as MTTSTTPAGTIRYWAAAKAEAGTPEEPYRATTLAEALAHARSLRTDRPRFARLLGHCSFLVDGHPVGHRDHRAVPLPQGGTVEVLPPFAGG; from the coding sequence GTGACGACGTCGACCACACCCGCCGGAACGATCCGCTACTGGGCGGCCGCCAAGGCCGAGGCCGGTACGCCCGAGGAGCCCTATCGCGCCACGACCCTCGCGGAGGCACTGGCTCACGCCCGCTCCCTCCGCACCGACCGGCCGCGCTTCGCCCGACTCCTGGGGCACTGTTCGTTCCTGGTCGACGGTCACCCGGTCGGCCACCGGGACCACCGCGCCGTACCGCTGCCCCAAGGGGGCACGGTCGAAGTGCTGCCCCCGTTCGCGGGCGGCTGA
- a CDS encoding molybdopterin molybdotransferase MoeA, with amino-acid sequence MTAAPMSGPGGGTSRTSLERGHAVDPVPGHPEAEDGATDPVSSGPPRETAAARPTGHGHAVAWGRAREVARDVAALPVVDRGLGEALGHALAEPLTALTALPSFDTSAMDGWAVAGPGPWRLRGGDVLAGGRSRPLRPGTAVPIATGARLPAGASAVLRREHGDADAREAMLFDRSTGPGPLAAGRDVRPRGQESQEGEPLLPAGTTVTPAVLGLAAAAGYDRLAVHRRPAVELLILGDELLTAGLPGDGRVRDALGPLLPPWLSGRGADVTGRRLVSDAFGPLFEAVRDSTADVVVTTGSTAAGPVDFLHDALAKLGARLLVDSVAVRPGHPMLFAELPPGADGRPRHLVGLPGNPLAAVAGTVTLAVPLLRRLGGHPDPEPFRAACAAALPGHPRDTRLLPVRRSGQRVAPLPFDGPAMLRGLARADGLVVVPPGGLAAGADVEVLDVPGP; translated from the coding sequence ATGACTGCGGCACCGATGAGCGGCCCGGGAGGCGGGACCTCCCGGACGAGCCTGGAGCGGGGACACGCGGTGGATCCGGTGCCCGGGCACCCGGAGGCGGAGGACGGCGCGACCGACCCCGTCTCGTCGGGGCCACCGAGGGAGACGGCGGCTGCCCGGCCGACCGGGCACGGCCACGCCGTGGCCTGGGGCCGGGCGCGGGAGGTCGCGCGCGACGTGGCGGCCCTGCCCGTCGTCGACCGCGGCCTCGGCGAGGCGCTCGGTCACGCGCTCGCCGAGCCGCTGACGGCGCTCACCGCCCTGCCGTCGTTCGACACCTCCGCGATGGACGGATGGGCCGTGGCCGGCCCCGGGCCCTGGCGACTGCGGGGCGGCGACGTACTGGCCGGTGGGCGGTCCCGCCCGTTGCGCCCCGGCACCGCCGTCCCCATCGCCACCGGCGCCCGGCTGCCCGCGGGAGCCAGTGCCGTCCTGCGCCGGGAGCACGGGGACGCCGACGCCCGGGAGGCGATGCTGTTCGACCGGTCCACCGGTCCCGGACCACTGGCGGCCGGCCGTGACGTCCGGCCCCGGGGGCAGGAGAGCCAGGAGGGCGAACCCCTGCTCCCCGCCGGTACGACCGTGACCCCCGCCGTCCTCGGCCTCGCGGCGGCGGCCGGGTACGACCGGCTCGCCGTGCACCGCCGCCCGGCCGTCGAACTCCTCATCCTCGGCGACGAGTTGCTGACGGCAGGACTGCCCGGGGACGGGCGTGTGCGCGATGCCCTCGGCCCGCTCCTGCCGCCCTGGCTGAGCGGCCGGGGCGCGGACGTCACCGGCCGCCGCCTGGTGTCCGACGCCTTCGGGCCGTTGTTCGAGGCCGTGCGCGACTCCACCGCCGATGTCGTCGTCACCACCGGCAGCACCGCCGCCGGCCCCGTGGACTTCCTGCACGACGCCCTCGCGAAGCTCGGCGCCCGGCTGCTCGTCGACTCCGTCGCCGTACGGCCCGGCCATCCCATGCTGTTCGCCGAACTGCCGCCGGGCGCCGACGGCCGGCCCCGCCACCTGGTGGGCCTGCCCGGCAACCCGCTCGCCGCCGTCGCCGGCACCGTGACCCTTGCCGTACCGCTGCTCCGCCGGCTCGGCGGGCACCCGGACCCCGAGCCGTTCCGCGCGGCCTGCGCCGCAGCCCTGCCGGGGCACCCGCGCGACACCCGGCTGCTGCCCGTACGCCGATCCGGGCAGCGGGTGGCGCCGCTGCCCTTCGACGGGCCGGCCATGCTGCGCGGCCTCGCCCGCGCCGACGGCCTCGTGGTGGTGCCACCCGGAGGCCTGGCCGCCGGAGCCGACGTCGAGGTGCTCGACGTACCCGGACCCTGA
- the moaA gene encoding GTP 3',8-cyclase MoaA has product MSRPLLDSTVPAPPTAVPSPLTDRFGRVHTDLRVSLTDRCNLRCTYCMPAEGLDWLPRPELLTDDEVVRLVRIAAWRLGITEVRLTGGEPLLRRGLPGLVARLHALPDAPELSLTTNGIGLARSAAALREAGLSRVNVSLDTLRPERFAAITRRDRLPDVLAGLRAARAAGLAPVKINTVPVRGVNDDEIADLAAFAVEHGYRARFIESMPLDAQGAWDRDGMVTAEEILDRLGERFELIPVGRRDNAPAEEWRIAGTDTVVGVIASVTRPFCGSCDRVRLTADGQLRNCLFATEESDLRALLRGGAGDAELEAAWRSSIGGKGPGHAIDSPEFRRPERPMSAIGG; this is encoded by the coding sequence GTGTCCCGACCGCTCCTCGACAGCACCGTCCCGGCTCCGCCGACGGCCGTCCCGTCCCCGCTGACGGACCGCTTCGGCCGGGTCCACACGGACCTTCGGGTGTCCCTCACCGACCGCTGCAATCTGCGCTGCACGTACTGCATGCCCGCCGAGGGCCTCGACTGGCTGCCCCGGCCCGAGCTGCTCACCGACGACGAGGTCGTCAGGCTCGTCCGCATCGCCGCGTGGCGCCTCGGCATCACCGAGGTACGGCTGACCGGCGGCGAACCCCTGCTGCGCCGTGGCCTGCCCGGACTCGTCGCACGACTGCACGCCCTGCCCGACGCGCCCGAACTGTCCCTCACCACCAACGGCATCGGCCTGGCGCGCAGCGCCGCCGCCCTGCGCGAGGCGGGGCTGAGCCGGGTCAACGTCAGCCTGGACACCCTGCGCCCCGAGCGGTTCGCCGCGATCACCCGGCGCGACCGCCTCCCCGACGTGCTGGCAGGACTGCGCGCGGCCCGTGCCGCCGGTCTCGCCCCCGTCAAGATCAACACCGTTCCGGTGCGCGGGGTCAACGACGACGAGATCGCCGACCTGGCGGCCTTCGCCGTCGAGCACGGCTACCGGGCACGGTTCATCGAGTCCATGCCGTTGGACGCGCAGGGCGCCTGGGACCGGGACGGGATGGTCACCGCCGAGGAGATCCTGGACCGCCTCGGCGAGCGCTTCGAACTGATCCCGGTCGGGCGGCGGGACAACGCGCCCGCGGAGGAGTGGCGGATCGCCGGCACCGACACGGTGGTCGGGGTCATCGCGAGCGTGACCCGCCCGTTCTGCGGCAGCTGCGACCGGGTCCGGCTCACCGCCGACGGACAGCTGCGCAACTGCCTCTTCGCCACCGAGGAATCGGACCTGCGGGCGCTGCTGAGGGGCGGTGCCGGTGACGCGGAGCTGGAGGCGGCCTGGCGGAGCTCGATCGGTGGCAAGGGCCCGGGGCACGCGATCGACAGCCCGGAGTTCCGGCGGCCGGAGCGTCCGATGTCGGCGATCGGTGGTTGA